The window TGCGCAGCACGGCGTCCAGATCCAGCTGCGCCGTGATGGCCCGCGTGATCTCCAGGAGGTAATCCCGCTGCCGCACCCGAAAATCGGTCAGCATCCCGCACCCCGATCTCCACAACCTGCCTCCTTGATTATAATGAAAACGATCCGTTCAGCCCGGCACCCGCGCGGGAAAAAAGCCCCTCCCCGGGCGGATCCTCCACACCTGGGGACGATCCTTTGGCATCGCATAGCGAACTTTCGTGTCTCAAACCCAAGGTCAGCAGACGCGTGCCCTTGACAACAGCCTCCAAAGCCCATAAGAAAGAGAACAACCTTCAGGAGGCTGCCATGGCTACCTTGATCGCCATCCGGCTCCCCGGCTCGCCTGCGGCCCGTCGCGGACTGCCCCTCCTCTTGCTGGGCCTGCTCTTCGCCTGCACCCCCGGCGCCTCCCCCCTCTCCCCCTCCCCCCTCCGCTGCACCAGCGACCGCCGCCTCTGCCTCGCCCTGGAAGGAACCCCCCGGGTCGGACAACCCTTCACCCTCACCCTCTACCTGGTCTACAGCAATCTCCCCCAGGAACCCCCCGTCACCCTCACCCTCATCGCCCCCTCCTCCCTGGAACTCATCGCCCTCGAAACCCAACGACCCTACCAGACCCAGTCCAACCTCCCCGTCCCCCTCGTGGACCCCGCCGAGCTCTCCTTCGAAGGCCACGGCGCCTTCACCGCCACCGGAACCCTCATCACCGTGGATCTGGGCCACGCGCCCGCCGGAAAGATCCGACACCCCCTCTTCGGCAACCAGGAAACCGCCGGAGAAACCATGCGCCTGGTGGCCCGCGTGAAGGAGGCCGGCGAATGGCAGCTGCGCAGCATCCTCCGCCTCCCCGTGGAGGAACACTTCCTGGACGGACGAACCGAACTCCACACCTATACCTCCTGGCTCGACCTGCTGGGCTGGAGCACCCCCTCCCAGGCCTACTGGACCGACTACGAAACCGCCCGAATGCGCATGGTGGAATTGGAGGGACAGTGTGCCGGCACCTTCCACTGCACCCTCCGCTTCCCCTATGATCCCTATCGCTATCTCATCGGCGCTCCCGCCGAGGCTCCCGGCCGCCCGCTACGGGAGCGCCCCACCACCTTTTGCGATGCCTTCGATCGCCCCGGCATCTGCGCCGATTACGGCCTGCTGGAGCATAAAGACACACCCATCGAGCCGGAGGAGATGCCGATGCCCACCCCCTCCTCCCCTCAACCCGCCACCTCCTCCCAGCGGCTCGACCTCTCAGGGAGAATCCATTACCTGGATCCCCATACCGGTTCTCTCTAGCCCGCCCGTGGCGTGCGGGTGGAACTCTGGAACGAGCCTGAACCTCAGCCCGGCCCTTGCCGCTGGTTGCCCAAGCCCACCCCCAGACCGACTCCTGTTCCGCCGCCTACGCCCCATCCCCCTATTGCTTGCATCCACATGCGGCTTGGCATCACTTACACGCGCGATGATGGCTTCTATTCCTTCAGCGTCTCCACCGCTTTCCCCCTCCGCATCGTCCTGCGTGTTTACGCCCAGGACGACCAGCGCGTGACCATCCAACACCCCACCCGGGGACGTTATTTCCATGAGACCGAACCCATCGAGTTGAACCCCGGAACGCATATTCTGAATGTCACAATCCAGAGGGAGAGTTTGCGCACTGCCTTTTTCATCTATGACACGCTGACCCGCCTGGGCTGGGAGGGCCTGCAACGGGAGGTGGGCTGGTCTCCCCCCGAGCGCCTGAATGTCTACTGGCCCGGCCCATGCGTGTTCGGGCAAATCGGCGGCTCCTGCTATTTCTACAACGGCATCCGGCTCACCGAACCCGATGGCCGGAGCCCGGACGCCATCCTCCACGAGTTCGGCCACTTCGTCCTCAGCCGATTCCACGGAGATAACCCTATCATCCTCGCCTGCGCCCCCACCTTCGAGCACGCTTTCCCTCAGCACACCAGCCTCCATTGCGCCTGGAGCGAAGGCTGGGCCTCCTTCCTGGCCGCCGCCCTCCTCGGAAAGCCCCGTTACCAGGGATGGGATCTGGAAGATCCGCTCGCGCACTCCGACTTTCCCCGCATCGATCCGGTGGATCCCCACGCCACCAACGCCGATAACGAGTGGGCGACGGCCGCCGCCCTCTGGGACCTCTTCGACCACCTCCCCGAGCCCTGGGACCCCCACGCCGACGGCTGGGATGGCCCCGCCCGCAACGGCATCTGGACCCTCTCCACCCAGCGCGGCTTCAATCTGGATTTCGGCATCGAGGAGTTCTGGCTGAAATGGGTGGAGCGACGCCCCGATCGCCTCGGCGAAGCCGCCTGCCCGATGTATCGCCTCCAGATCCTCCTCGCAGCTGACCCCTCCGTCTCCCCTATCCCCTACGGCCTCTGCCCCCCCGGCTGGTCCGCCGCCTTCTTCCAGGACCAGGACGATGGCCGGTGGACGCTTAACGGCCCCATCACCTGGCCCACCTTCACCGCCCTCGTTACCCAAACCACCTGGCCCGCCATCGCCTTCAACACCCACTCGGCCCCCAACCAGCCCGTCCCCGGCCTCCAGGGCACCTTCTGGAGCGCCCGCTTCTCCGGCTGGCTCCTGGTCCCCCAACCCGCATCCCTTCGCTTCTTCTTCGACCGCCTCGACGACGGCGGCCGCCTCCTCCTCAACGACACCCGGGTCTTCGAGTCCTGGATCGTCCACGGCCCCCGGGACGAGACCGTGGAGCCGTTCCTCCCCGCCGGGCTGATCCCCATCACCGTGGAATACGCCCAGGGGCCGGCTTATGAAGCCAGCCTCTTCCTGAACTGGGAAGGGCCAGGGTGGGCGAAGGAGCTCCTGGGCCCCATCCGCCTCCTCGGGGCCGACATCGCGCCCACCCCCACACCAGCCGGGTGGGATCGGATCTTGCCCCTCGGCCCGGACCGGCGCACCCCTCCCCCACGGCCCACCGGCACCCCCTCCCCATGAGGAGGGGCGCCCCACGCGATACGCGCGATACGTAACAAAACATATGGGACATATGGGGCCAGCGCTCGGGGCGCTGGCCCCATTCGAAGTGGTGCACGCCTTCGCGCTCCACCTCCGGGCGCGTGGGGATCCATCCCCTCCTTCTGCCACAACTCGGGGGTCTTTGACGAAATCCCGGGAACCCCCATAGAATTAATGACTGGCGTGCATGAGGAATTCCCTGGCGGAGGTGCATCCTTGCCGAACACGCGTTCAGCCCTCAAGGAGCTGCGGAAAGCGGAGCGCCGGCGGCAGCGCAACCGGGCCATCCGCACCCGGGTGCGGACGTTCGTGAAATACGCGCGTCAGGCCATCGCCCAGGCCAACCTGGAGGCCGCGCAGAAGGCGATCCGGGAGGCCTATCGGGAGCTGGACCGGGCGGCCCGCAAGGGGGTGATCCATCGCAACACCGCGGCCCGCCTGAAGTCCCGGCTGATGCAACAGTTCAACCAGACCTTCGGCGGCGCTGCTCAGGCGGCCGCATAAGGGCTCATCGAAGAGAGAAGCGGGGCGAAGCAGAAGCGCAGGCCGCCTGCTTCGCCCCGCCGGCATGCCGGGCGCACGCTCGCCGGGGGAGCCGGAACCCTTGCAAAAACGCTCGCTTCCCATCCCCCCGGCCGGGAGGGGAAACGATATGGATCGCTTCTCCGGCGAAGAAGGGCTCAGCCTTCCCCAATGGCCGCTCGCCCCTGATCCGTGATCCCATACACCGGGTTCGCCAGGCTCTGACGCACCAGCCCGCGGGCGGCAAGCCCCTCCAGGATCTGGATGACCTCCTTGGGGTTCATCGTCAGATCGCGCGCGATGGTATACGGGCTGTGATACCCTCGATGGTCCCGCAGATAGGCCAGGATCTTCCGCTCCGCATCGTTCAGAGTCGTCACCGCCATCGCCCACCTCCTTTTCCGGAGCCAGGCCCTTCGCTGATCCCAGCGCATGATCGATAAAGAGGGCAACAGATCCCCCGCAGCCCACCGGATCCCTTCACGGGATCAGACCTATCCCATATTTATTGTAGATTGTAACATTCCGGGCGCTGTATTTCGACCGGAGGGCGTGGAAGCGCGGGGAACTCAGAGGATCTCGGGGGCCGGGATCCCCAGGAGCCGGAGGGCGTTGGCCAGGGTCTGGCGGGCAGCGGCCACCAGCGCCAGACGGCCTTCCCGGATGGGGGAAGGGGCGGTCAGGACCGGGCAGTCCCGATAGAATTCGTTAAACGCCCGGGCGAGATCGAAGACATAGTTGGCGATCAGAAGGGGCTTGTAGCGCTCCGCCGCTGCTTGAACTAAATCCGGGAACGCGGCGATGGCCTCGATCAGGGCCACCTCCTGGGGCTCCAGGGTCTCAAAGATGTGATCCCCATCGAGGGTCACGGGGGCTTCCGCCTTCTCCAGGATCCGGCACGCCCGGGCGTGGGCATACTGGAGATACGGCCCCGTTTGCCCTTCCAGGTTGAGGGCCGCATCCCAGTCGAAGACGATGACCTTGTTGTTGTCCACGCTGAGCATGCTGTATTTCATCACCCCCAGGGCGACGGCGCGGGCGATCTCCGCCTTTCGCTCCGGCGGCAACTCCGGGTTCTTCTCCTCCACGATCTGTCGCGCCCGCTCCCGGGCCTCCGCCGCGAAATCCTCATAGAGCACCACCGTCCCCGCGCGGGAGGACATCTTCCCGCCGGGCAGGGTGACCATCTCATAGGCCAGATGATAGCACTTGCTTGCCTGAGGGAAGCCCCACAGCTCCAGGATCTTGAAGATCTGCTTGAAATAAAGGGACTGGCGGACGTCGACCACGTAGATGGAGCGATCGATGCGATATTGCTCGAACTTGCGCTTGGCCAGAGCGAGGTCTTTGGTGGAATAGAGCGTGGTGCCATCGCTGCGCAGGATCACCAGGGTGCGATACTCCTCTTTCCCTTCCTGTCCCAGGAGCCGGTCGATCTCCACCACCACCGGGCCGTGGGGGCGCAGATCGGTGGCGATGCCACGGGCGATCAGCTCCTCCACGATGCGCTTGCCCTCCTCCTCAACCTCGCTCTCGAAGAACCAGACGTCGAAGGTGATCCCCAGCTCCTCATAGATCCGCTGGAACTCCTCCAGGCTCCACTCTCGGGTCCGCCGCCACAGCTCGATGAGCTCTGGATCCCGGGCCTCCCAGCGAGCGTAGAGGGCCCGCAGCTCTTTCTCGTAATTCCACTCTTCGGGACGATGGCCGATCTCCCGATAGCGGGCCTGGAGCCACGCCACCGCCTGCCGGTCCGCCTCGCCGCCCTTCCCCCGCCGGACCCGGGCCTTCTCCTCCAGCTCGCTCAACCACCGACCCATCGCCTCCCAGAGGGACCACAGCCAGTCCTTATCCGCCACGGCGTCGAGGTCCGGCAGCTCCCCCATCGCCATCGCCCGGATGAGAACCGCTGCGTCCTTCTGGCCGACGGGGCCGGAGGCGGCATGGGCCGCCATGGCCTCGGAGAGGCGAGTCAGCAGGAAATCCCGCACCCAGGGCGTGACGCCTTCCTCCCGGAAAGCCGTCAACAGAAAGCGCACCACCTCCCGACGGTAGGCGTCGGCCTCCTCCAGGCGGGCCTCGGCCTCCGCATAGACCTGGCCCAGCCAGGCGCCCCGCCGCTCCGCCGGCTCCTCCCCCCGGTGAAAACGCAGATAGCCCCACAGGCACTTGATCACATGGGCGCCGATGTCCCCCGGATAGGTCGCCCGGATCACCTCGAAGCCGGCGAAATCCAGGATGCGGGAGAGCGCATCGCCCAGCACCGCGTTGCGCAGATGGCCGATGTGGAAAGCCTTGTGGGTGTTGGGCTGGGAGAACTCCACCATCACCCGCTCCCCCTTCGGAGCCCCCCGGCCGTAGTCCGGCCCCTCCCGGAGGACGGTCTCGATGACCGAGCGGGCGACCTGGGAAGGGTTGAAATAGAGGTTGAGATAACCCCGCACCGCCTCCACCCGCTGGAAGCGGGGATCCGCGCGAAGGGTCTCCCGCAGCTGCTCCGCCAGACGCTCGGCGATCTCCTGAGCCCGGGCGGGGACGTTCAGGTCCGGCCGGCTCTTCTTCTCCTGAGCGGCCAGCTGCATCGCCAGGGGGGTCGCCATTCCCCAGGTGTAATCAAAGGGGAGATCCCGCCACTCGATCCCTGAAGGCTCCGGGAGACCCAGGGTCCGCAGGGCGCGGCGGACCTGCTCGGAAGCCCACTCCCGATACGCGGAGAGGATCATCGCGCCGGATCCTCCTGAGGTTCCGTATAAACCAACAGAGGCCGCCTTCGGCGGCCCCTGTGGGAACCCATGGCGCGCCCGGCAGGATTTGAACCTGCGACCTTTGCCTCCGCAGGGCAACGCTCTATCCAGGCTGAGCTACGGGCGCACCTGCTATCCTCATTTTAACACAATCCCCCTGCCTTGACAAGAGCATTGCGTCGGACGAGCCCCGCTCCTCTCACGGCTGGTGCGGGTTGAAGGTCCGGATGAAGGCGATGATGTCCGCCAGATCCTGATCCGTCAGGGCCGGGTTGCCCCCCTTCGGCGGCATATCCACCCCCGTCGTGTTCGCCGGATCCGTCGCCGGCCGCCCCTTCTTGATAAACTCCAAAAGCTGAACGTCCGTCTGCTGCCGCACGAAGGCGCTGGTCGTCAGATCCTTCCCCAGCCCCGGCAGCCCCTTGGCGTCCGGCCCGTGGCACGAAGCGCACGTGCCCAAAAACAGCTCCTTCCCCTTCTCCGCATCTCCCTTCAGGGCCACCGCCGCCGGCGTGGGGTTCGTCGCCGGAGCAGAGATGGGGGCGCTTCCCTCCGTCGGCGCAGCGGGAGCGGATCCCCGAGGCTGCGGCATCGGATAGAAGATCACAGCCAGGACGACGAGCAAAGCCAGCCCGCTGATCACAAAGGGCCAGGGGCCGATGCGCTGGGAAGGAGCGGCCGGCGCAGCGGGAGCCTCTCCGACAGGGGCCACCGCCGGACGAGCGGGGGCGGGCGCCTGCCCATAAGCCGCCTGCACCTCCCGGGTCAGCCAGGGCAAGAGGAGCGCCAGGATCCCCGCCAGCACCAGCGTCGCACTCAGGACGCCGCCGATGAGCAAAAGCAACGAAATAGGTGAAAGGCCAGGCATCGATCCCACCTCGATTGGAAATGATGCCTTCGATGCGCGATCCGGCGCCTCGTTCGGATCTCCCTCGAAACACCGCCGCGGCTTAACGATCCCCTCGAATTCTATGGGAAGCCCCTCTCCTCGTCAACCTGTGCCGCGCACTTTTTGGGGATACGGCTCCAGATTCCACCGCCCAAATTCCCCGGAGCCGGGGCTCTTTCGCGAAGCCGGGAACCGCTGGGGGCCTCAGGAGCGGCGAAGCGAGAGGGCGCGGGGCTGCGCCTCGCGGTCCGGCTCCGGGGACGGGCGCAGGAACCGATGGGCCAGGTTCAGGGTCAGCAGCCAAGCCAGTGTGGACTCAGCGCCCTGATGGACGCTGACCTCGGTGGCCTCCAGCCCATCCCGGCATCCACCGGTTTTCAGATCGGCCAGCGCACATCCCCGATCGTTCCACCCCAGGAACCAGCCCACACAGCGCTCCAGCACCTCCAGCCAGATTCGATCCTCCGTGGCCCGCCAGGCCCAGGCCGCCGCCTCCGCCATGGCCGCTCCCTCAATGGGCTGCTGGGCGAAGCGCGCCTTCTCCCCTCCCCGGGGGAACCAGCCCCGGTTGCCTACGAAGGAGAGATGTCCTCCCTGAGGGTTCGTCTGGATCTCCACCAGCCAGTTCAGGACCACAAGCCCCCGCTCCATCCAGCGAGGTTCCTGGAGACTGTAACCCGCAGCGATCAGCGCCGCCGGCAGGATGCCATTGTCATAAGTGACCCGATCATCGCACCAGGGCCAGCCGGGCCGAGCATACGCCTCAAAACGCGCCTCCAGACGTCGGGTCAGCTCGAGGCAACCCGCCCGGATCCTCCGATCCCCAGGGAATCGTTGCAACATCGCCACCCCGCCCAGGATGGCATAGGCCCACGGCCGGGGATGCTCCAGAGACCACGCCCCCGGCCAGGCTTCCTGGAACAGGGTCCATGCGGGCTCCGCGATCCCCTCCGGCCCGAAGGCGGCCGCCTCCCCCAGGGCCCACATCGCCCGGCCGTAGGCATCCTCCGAACCGGTCGATTCCAGCCATCGGCGATCATAGGCCATGAAATTCCGAAAACGCTGCGTCTCCGGGTTCCAGGCATACTGGAGGAAAGCCAGGTAAACCTCCATCAACGGGAGCAACGAGGCCTCTCCGGTCCGCTGCCATTCCCGCACGGTGAAGAGCAGGGCCCGGGCGTTGTCGTCCGTGCAGTAACCGAACCGACGGTCCGGGATGGTGAAGCGGGCATGCTGCAGCATACCGGTGTCGTCAGTGAGCCGGCGCAGGTGTTCGAGGCGGACGGCGGGAAGCCTCAGCGGCCGGGCCGGCAGCCACGCCGGCCGGAGGCCGGGCCGCGGGCGCTCGAGGACCTGACGGAACAGCTCCAGATAGCGAGCGCCGACGATGGGCCACGCCATCTCCCGCCCTCGCGCGTAGGCCGCCCGACGCAATCGATCCCACTCCTCCGGGTTGGAGAGCAACTGATCCAGGGCCCGGGCCATCGCCTCCGGATCCCGGAAGGGGACCAGGAGGCCTCGTCCCTCCCCCAGCATCTCCTCCGCATACCAGGAGGGGGTGGAGACGATGGCCTTCCCGCAGGCCAGGGCATAGGTAAGGGTTCCGGAGACGATTTGCTCCCGCGCCAGATACGGCGCCACGTAGATATCGGCGGCCATCAGGAAGGTCAGGAGCTCCTCTCGATCGAGGTAGCGATCGACGAAGTGGATGTGCTCCTGCAACCCGGCTCGCGCGATCTCCTCCTCCAGGAACCGGCGATAGGCCTCGCCGAACCGTCGGCGCACCTCCGGATGCGTGGCCCCCACCACCAGATACAGAAGATCGGGATGGTGGGGGACCAGGCGTTTCATCGCCTCGATCATCGTTTCAATGCCCTTGTTCGGGCTGAGCAGCCCAAAAGTGAGCAGGACGCGACGCCCATCCAGGCCCAGGCGCGCTTTGTAGGGCCCGGGATCCTCCAGGGGCATCGCCGGCGCGCCATGGTCGATTCGGGTGATGCGCTCCGCGGGTACCCCATAGCGCTCCACCAGGAACTGACGGGCCCGCTCCGCCATCACCACCACCTGATCCGCCCGTCGGGCCAGGGCGATGAGCACGCGCCGCTGGCCCTCCGAAGGCTCATAGAGGACCGTGTGCAGGGTGACCACGAGGGGCTTGCGCAAGCGCTCCACCAGCTCCAGCACATACGCCCCGTCCGGCCCGCCGAAGATCCCATACTCATGCTGGAGACACACCCCATCGATGGGTGCCTGGTTCAGGTAAGCGGCGGCCGCCCGGTAATCCTCCGGGACATCGGCCCGGATCTCGAAAACCACCTCGGGCCCGTAATCGTAGCGTTGCGGGGGGTTGGTGAGGGCGACCACCTGAACGGTGGAGAGGAAGGGCGAAGGATTTTCCGCCCCTCCCTGGGATGTCCCCTGGGCTTCCGCCATCGCCTTCGCCAGATCATGGGTGAACGTCGCGATCCCGCACGGACGGGGCACGTAGGTCCCCACCAGCGCGATGCGCAGACGCTCCCCCATCGGATTTCCACCTCCTCGCCAGGTTTTTCCCGAAGGAAAAAGCTTTCTTCCTACATCGGCGCATGCAGGAGATAATCCAGGAGCGTTCGCAGGTCCGCCGTTGCCAAAGCGACGCAGGTGTCGGCAGCGCCGTAATACATCAGCAGCTCGCCGGAGTGAGGGTCCACCACCGCGCCGCACGGGAAAGTCACGTTGGGCACGTCCCCAACCCGCTCGTAGGGCGCGCGGGGGCCGAACACCCACTCCGCGCTGCGCCGGATCACTTTCCGCGGGTCCTCCAGATCCAGCAACGCCATCCCCACCCGATAGATCCGGCCAGAGGCGGTCTGACGCACGCCGTGATACAGGATCAGCCATCCCTCCGGGGTCTCGATGGGCTGGGGTCCCAGGCCCACCCGATCCGAATCCCACCAGCCCCCGGGGCGGGCCTCGATGATCACTGTGTGGTCCCCCCAATGCCGCAGATCCGGGGAGAAGGAGATCCAGATGTTGGGCCGGGCGCCGGGCGAGGTAGGCATCGGCCGGTGGATCATCGCCCAGCGTCCTCGAAAGCGCCGGGGGAACAGGCTGGCATCTTTATCCTCCGGAGGCAGGATCGGCCCCAGACGATGGAAAGTTCTGAAATCCGAGGTCGTGGCCAGGGCCACCAGCGGCCCCCCACGGGAATAGGCCACATAGGTCACCGCATAAAGCCCCTCCTCCTCCAGAAAGACGATGCGGGGATCCTCGATCCCCCAGAACTCCTCCGGATGGCGGAGCGGATCCGGCAACAATGTGGGCTCCGGATCCACCCGCCAGCCGCTCCGCCCATCCGGGCTGCGGGCCACGGTGAGATGGGAAAGCCCCTGGAAATCCTCCACCCGCACCAGGAGGAGGACTTCATCGTTGAAACGGGTGGCGCCCGGGTTGAACACGGAGTTGGCCGGATACGGCCAGTCCCCGGCCGTCAGGATCGGGTTGCCCGGATAGCGATGGAACAGCTCCGGCATGCAAGCCCTCCGGTCGAGGGATCAGTGATCCACATTCAACTAATATCTCAGAAACATCAGAGGGAAGTTAGCGTGCCTGGTATAATCGGAAAGGCCGGAGCCCCATCCTATCGGAGGAGCATGCCGCGTTGCGCCTGCTGATCACCGGCGTCGGCGGATTCGTCGGACGACACCTAACTGCCGCCCTGGCCCAGGACACGGACTGGGAGCTCTGGGGCTGGGCGCGACGGCCCGTCGACGGGCTGCCCGATCGCTTGCAGATGATGTCCGTGGACCTGCGCAACCCGGAGGAGGTGCAGCGCGCCCTCGCCCGGGTGGCTCCGGAGGGCATCATCCATCTCGCCGCCCAGTCAGACGTGGCGGAATCCTGGCGGGATCCATGGGGGACCTTCGAAACCAACGTGCGGGGGACGCTGAATCTCCTGGATGGCTTGCGGGCCCTGGGCCTGCGGCCTCGGGTCCTCATTGTGACCTCTAATGAGGTATATGGCCTCGTCCGGCCCGAGGAGCTCCCCATTCGGGAGGAGCAGCCCCTGCGACCGGCCAACCCCTACGGCCTCAGCAAAGTCGCCCAGGACGGGCTGGCCGCCGTGTATGCGAGGGCCTACGCCCTGCCCATCATCCGGGCCCGCCCGTTCAATCACATCGGGCCAGGGCAGGACCCCCGCTTCGTGGTGCCCTCCTTCGCCCGGCAAATCGCCTGGATCGAGGCCGGCCTCCAGGAGCCCGTCCTGCGGGTGGGCAACCTGGAGGTCCAGCGGGATTTCACCGACGTGCGGGATGTGGTCCGGGCCTACCGGCTGCTCCTGGAACGCGGGGAGCCCGGGGAGGTTTACAACATCGGCTCCGGACGCCCCCGCTCCATCCGGGAGGTGCTGGAAACCATGCTGGCCATGGCTCAGGTGGAGGTGCGCATCGAGGTAGACCCTCAACGCCTCCGGCCGGTGGACATCCCCGTCAGCGTGGCGGACACCACCCGGATTCGGGAGCGGGTCGGCTGGCAACCCCTCATCCCCTTCGAGCAATCCCTGCGGGACGTGCTGGAGGAGTGGCGGGCGCGCGCCCGGGAGGCGCGCTCCCGCACCTGAGCTCAGGGATCCGTGGAGAGGATCCCGGCCTGGCGGATCCGGATGAATCGCAAACCCTGAAGGAGGAAGAAGCACGATGGAGCGGAAGCGAGCGCTGATCACCGGCATCACCGGACAGGATGGCTCTTACCTGGCGGAGTTCCTGCTGGAGAAAGGCTACGAGGTCATCGGGATGGTGCGTCGCACCAGCACCATCAATTTCGAGCGGATCCGGCACATCCAGGATCGGATCACGCTGGTGCAGGGAGACCTGCTGGATCAGTCCTCCCTGATCGACATCCTGCGGGAACACCGACCCCACGAGGTCTACAACCTGGCCGCCCAATCCTTCGTCCCCACCTCCTTCAAGCAACCGGTCCTGACCGGGGAGTTCACCGCCCTGGGGGTGACCCGGCTCCTGGAGGCTATCCGCCTGGTGGATCCCACCATCCGCTTCTACCAGGCCTCCAGCAGTGAGATGTTCGGGAAGGTCCGGGAGGTCCCGCAGAACGAGAACACTCCCTTCCATCCCCGCAGCCCGTATGGAGTGGCCAAGGTCTACGCCCACTGGATCACGGTGAACTACCGGGAGAGCTACGGGATGTTCGCTGTGTCGGGGATCTGCTTCAACCATGAAAGCCCGCGACGGGGGCTGGAGTTCGTCACCCGCAAGATCACCTACACAGCAGCGAAGATCAAGCTGGGCCTGGCCCACGAGCTGCGCCTGGGGAACCTGGAGGCCCGCCGGGATTGGGGATATGCCCCGGATTACGTGCGGGCGATGTGGCTGATGTTGCAACAGGACGAGCCGGAGGATTACGTCATCGCCACCGGGGAGACTCACTCCGTCCGTGAGTTCGTGGAGCTGGCCTTCGATTACCTCGGGCTGGATTGGAAGAAATACGTGGTGGTGGACCCCGCTCTCTATCGCCCTGCGGATGTGGACCTCCTGGTCGGGGATGCCACCAAAGCGCGGACCAAGCTGGGCTGGGCGCCCTCGGTGACCTTCGAGCAGCTGGTGAAGATTATGGTAGACGCCGACCTGGAGCTGGTAAAACAGGAATACGGGATCCAGGAGGGCTGAGATGACCGTCATCCGCTTCGGGACCGATGGCTGGCGCGGTCGCATCGCGGACGATTACACCTTCGCCAATGTGCGCCGGTGCGCCCAGGGTTTCGCCCGCTGGCTGCTGGATACCGGACAGGCGGAAGGCGGGGTGGTGATCGGCTACGATCATCGCTTCGCCTCCGAGCACTTCGCCGAGGCATGTGCGGAGGTCCTGGCCGGCAACGGCATCCGGGTCTATCTCTGCGACCGGGCCGTCCCCACCCCGGTGATCAGCTACAGCGTGGTGGCCCGGGGCGCCGCAGGGGCCATCAACATCACCGCCAGCCACAATCCCCCCACCGACAACGGCTTCAAGGTCCGCAACCGCTTCGGCGGGGCCGTCGATCCCCAGGGCCTGCGGGAGATCGAGGCCCGCATTCCCCCGGATGAGCAGGGGGTGAAGCGCATGCCCCTGGCGGAGGCCCGGGCGAAAGGCCTGGTGGAGATCTTCGACCCGGCCCCGGCTTATATCGCGCACCTCCAGCAGCTGGTAGACCTGGAAACCCTCCGCCAGGCGGACCTCACCGTTGTGGTGGATCCGATGTGGGGGAACGGGATCGGCTGGCTGCGGCGGCTGCTCTCCCCGGGGCGCATCCGGGTGGTGGAGATCCACGGCGAGCGCAACCCCATCTTCCCCCGGATGAAGCGCCCGGAGCCCATCCCGCCGAACCTGGACGACCTGCAGGAAAAGGTCCGGGAGCTGAAGGCCGACGCGGGGATCGCCACGGATGGCGATGCCGATCGCGTGGGGCTGGTGGACGAGCGGGGCGAGTTCGTTGATCAGCTTCGGGTCTACGGCCTCCTGGCCCTCTACCTCCTGGAGGTCCGCGGCCAGCGCGGCCCCATCGTCAAAACCCTCTCCACCACCTCCATGCTGGAGAAGCTGGGGGAGCGCTACGGAGTGCCGGTCTATGAGACCGGCGTGGGGTTCAAGTATGTGGCCCCGAAGATGCTGGAGACGGACGCCCTTATCGGTGGGGAGGAAAG is drawn from Thermoflexus hugenholtzii and contains these coding sequences:
- a CDS encoding cytochrome c codes for the protein MPGLSPISLLLLIGGVLSATLVLAGILALLLPWLTREVQAAYGQAPAPARPAVAPVGEAPAAPAAPSQRIGPWPFVISGLALLVVLAVIFYPMPQPRGSAPAAPTEGSAPISAPATNPTPAAVALKGDAEKGKELFLGTCASCHGPDAKGLPGLGKDLTTSAFVRQQTDVQLLEFIKKGRPATDPANTTGVDMPPKGGNPALTDQDLADIIAFIRTFNPHQP
- the rpsT gene encoding 30S ribosomal protein S20, with protein sequence MPNTRSALKELRKAERRRQRNRAIRTRVRTFVKYARQAIAQANLEAAQKAIREAYRELDRAARKGVIHRNTAARLKSRLMQQFNQTFGGAAQAAA
- a CDS encoding glycosyltransferase family 4 protein → MGERLRIALVGTYVPRPCGIATFTHDLAKAMAEAQGTSQGGAENPSPFLSTVQVVALTNPPQRYDYGPEVVFEIRADVPEDYRAAAAYLNQAPIDGVCLQHEYGIFGGPDGAYVLELVERLRKPLVVTLHTVLYEPSEGQRRVLIALARRADQVVVMAERARQFLVERYGVPAERITRIDHGAPAMPLEDPGPYKARLGLDGRRVLLTFGLLSPNKGIETMIEAMKRLVPHHPDLLYLVVGATHPEVRRRFGEAYRRFLEEEIARAGLQEHIHFVDRYLDREELLTFLMAADIYVAPYLAREQIVSGTLTYALACGKAIVSTPSWYAEEMLGEGRGLLVPFRDPEAMARALDQLLSNPEEWDRLRRAAYARGREMAWPIVGARYLELFRQVLERPRPGLRPAWLPARPLRLPAVRLEHLRRLTDDTGMLQHARFTIPDRRFGYCTDDNARALLFTVREWQRTGEASLLPLMEVYLAFLQYAWNPETQRFRNFMAYDRRWLESTGSEDAYGRAMWALGEAAAFGPEGIAEPAWTLFQEAWPGAWSLEHPRPWAYAILGGVAMLQRFPGDRRIRAGCLELTRRLEARFEAYARPGWPWCDDRVTYDNGILPAALIAAGYSLQEPRWMERGLVVLNWLVEIQTNPQGGHLSFVGNRGWFPRGGEKARFAQQPIEGAAMAEAAAWAWRATEDRIWLEVLERCVGWFLGWNDRGCALADLKTGGCRDGLEATEVSVHQGAESTLAWLLTLNLAHRFLRPSPEPDREAQPRALSLRRS
- the argS gene encoding arginine--tRNA ligase, with the protein product MILSAYREWASEQVRRALRTLGLPEPSGIEWRDLPFDYTWGMATPLAMQLAAQEKKSRPDLNVPARAQEIAERLAEQLRETLRADPRFQRVEAVRGYLNLYFNPSQVARSVIETVLREGPDYGRGAPKGERVMVEFSQPNTHKAFHIGHLRNAVLGDALSRILDFAGFEVIRATYPGDIGAHVIKCLWGYLRFHRGEEPAERRGAWLGQVYAEAEARLEEADAYRREVVRFLLTAFREEGVTPWVRDFLLTRLSEAMAAHAASGPVGQKDAAVLIRAMAMGELPDLDAVADKDWLWSLWEAMGRWLSELEEKARVRRGKGGEADRQAVAWLQARYREIGHRPEEWNYEKELRALYARWEARDPELIELWRRTREWSLEEFQRIYEELGITFDVWFFESEVEEEGKRIVEELIARGIATDLRPHGPVVVEIDRLLGQEGKEEYRTLVILRSDGTTLYSTKDLALAKRKFEQYRIDRSIYVVDVRQSLYFKQIFKILELWGFPQASKCYHLAYEMVTLPGGKMSSRAGTVVLYEDFAAEARERARQIVEEKNPELPPERKAEIARAVALGVMKYSMLSVDNNKVIVFDWDAALNLEGQTGPYLQYAHARACRILEKAEAPVTLDGDHIFETLEPQEVALIEAIAAFPDLVQAAAERYKPLLIANYVFDLARAFNEFYRDCPVLTAPSPIREGRLALVAAARQTLANALRLLGIPAPEIL